In Ammospiza nelsoni isolate bAmmNel1 chromosome 22, bAmmNel1.pri, whole genome shotgun sequence, a single window of DNA contains:
- the LOC132083032 gene encoding olfactory receptor 14A16-like yields MSNSSSIRHFLLLALADTRQLQLLHFCLLLGISLAALLGNGLIISAVACGHHLHTPMFFFLLNLALSDLGSICTTVPKAMHNSLWDTRDISYKGCVAQLFFFLFFITAGYSLLTIMCYDRYVSICKPLHYGTLLGSRACAHMAAAAWASAFLNAVMHTANTFSLPLCHGNALGQFFCEVPQILKLSCSHSNTLREVGLITVSACLVFGCFVFIVFSYVQIFRAVLRIPSEQGRHKAFSTCLPHLAVVSLFVSTGIFAQLKPPSMSSPSLDLALSVLYSLVPPALNPLIYSLRNQELKAAVRRLMTGCFQ; encoded by the coding sequence atgtccaacagcagctccatcaggcacttcctcctgctggcattggcagacacacggcagctgcagctcctgcacttctgcctcttgctgggcatctccctggctgccctcctgggcaacggcctcatcatcagcgccgtagcctgcggccaccacctgcacacgcccatgttcttcttcctgctcaacctggccctcagcgacctgggctccatctgcaccactgtccccaaagccatgcacaattccctctgggacaccagggacatctcCTACAAAGGATGTGTtgctcagctctttttctttctgttctttatcACAGCAGGGTATTCActcctgaccatcatgtgctacgaccgctacgtgtccatctgcaaacccctgcactacgggaccctcctgggcagcagagcttgtgcccacatggcagcagctgcctgggccagtgcctttctaAATGCTGTcatgcacacagccaatacattttccctgcccctgtgccatggcaatgccctgggccagttcttctgtgaggTTCCACAGATCCTgaagctctcctgctcacactCAAACACTCTCAGGGAAGTTGGACTCATCACAGTTAGTGCCTGCTTGgtatttggttgttttgtgttcattgttttctcctatgttcagatcttcagggctgtgctgaggatcccctctgagcagggacggcacaaagccttttccacctgcctccctcacctggctgtggtctcCCTGTTTGTCAGCACTGGTATATTTGCTCAATTGAAGCCCccttccatgtcctccccatcactggatctggccctgtcagtGCTGTACTCactggtgcctccagccctgaaccccctcatctacagcctgaggaaccaggagctcaaggctgcagttaGGAGACTGATGACGGGATGCTTTCAGTGA